The following are encoded together in the Fundulus heteroclitus isolate FHET01 chromosome 19, MU-UCD_Fhet_4.1, whole genome shotgun sequence genome:
- the LOC118567032 gene encoding parkin coregulated gene protein homolog gives MSRTKGKAKPDGFTVKAFMKNSVVEGPPSTGVFHPLSSKPTTFRTYYERRELPIAVDYNSRGKNIAWKVDIEKLDYQYYLPLLFHGLCETEYPYEFLARQGIHDMLTRGGPKILPVVPKLIIPIRNAMNTKNHQVMCTTLRIVQHLVASADGVGVALVPYLKRILPVFNLFKNKKRNLGDAIESRRQRESIGDLIEETLQTLEHYGGPDAFKQIKSMIPTYSPA, from the coding sequence ATGTCAAGAAccaaaggcaaggcaaaacCGGACGGTTTCACCGTCAAGGCCTTCATGAAGAACTCCGTGGTTGAGGGTCCTCCGTCGACAGGGGTGTTTCACCCACTGTCGTCCAAACCCACCACCTTCCGGACTTACTACGAGCGCAGGGAGCTCCCGATCGCCGTGGACTACAACAGCAGAGGCAAGAACATCGCGTGGAAGGTGGACATCGAGAAACTGGACTACCAGTACTACCTGCCGCTGCTCTTCCACGGCCTCTGCGAGACCGAATACCCTTACGAGTTCCTCGCGCGGCAGGGGATCCACGACATGCTGACGCGCGGAGGCCCCAAGATCCTCCCCGTCGTGCCCAAGCTCATCATCCCCATCCGGAATGCCATGAACACCAAAAACCACCAGGTGATGTGCACCACCCTGCGGATCGTGCAGCACCTGGTGGCGTCCGCGGACGGCGTCGGTGTGGCGCTGGTGCCTTACTTAAAGCGGATCCTGCCCGTGTTCAACCTCttcaagaacaagaagagaaaccTGGGAGATGCCATCGAGAGCCGGCGGCAGAGAGAGAGCATCGGCGATCTGATCGAGGAGACCCTGCAGACCCTGGAGCACTACGGTGGCCCGGACGCCTTCAAACAAATCAAATCTATGATACCCACCTATAGTCCTGCGTGA